Below is a genomic region from Oreochromis niloticus isolate F11D_XX linkage group LG13, O_niloticus_UMD_NMBU, whole genome shotgun sequence.
tgcagtAACCCTCTGCAGCCCTCTTGCCATTAAAATGGCTTTTGATCCAGTAACAAACCTGTTGAGGAGAAATAAAGGAAAGACTATAGTTCCATGCTTTTTAATGCAGTTACAGCCCCTGCAGTGCAGTGCATTAAGCATACATTGTCATATAAAACCATTTTACAGTTTACATTTAATTGTAAGCTGTTGTAAGAAACATCTTAAATACTATTATCTGGGAAAGAattgaaaaatgtgtttaggCAAATGTAATGACACAACatgaaatatatacatttattaTGACACTATTTTAACATACCTTTCGGCACTCAGTTCCACAGTCACTTCCTCAAAAGGCTGCAGGACCTCACAGGTTTCCTTGACCATCTCCCACTCTTCAAGTGACAGGGTTTGCAGCTGTGGATTTACCAAGGCCAAGGTGGAAATGAGGGGATACTTCACTTCTGCAATCCGCTTCAGCATGTAATAAGTGGAATTCCACCTGGTTGGCACATCTTGCTTCAGTCATAGTTGGGGCTGTCCCACCTGCTGCTGTGTCTCTCTCACTTTAGCAGAAGCCACTGTGCTGCGGCGTGTATATTCAATTATTGCTTTTACCTTTCTGATAATTTCTTGAATTTGAGACTGCTGGATTCCCTTTCTGacaattaaattcaaaatgtgtgcaaaatAATTTAGATGGTTCCAGTGCAGAATGTCACCCACCGCCTTCTTGACATTGGCTGCACTATCACTTACACATGCTACTATCTTTTCCATAATGGCCCATTCAGTTGCAATCCTTTCCAGCTCTCTAGCCAGGTTTTCAGATGTATGGTTGTCTGTTAATTCAAAACAGTCCAACAAGTTTGACTGCAGCTTAAACTCGGTCACATAGTGGCATGTAACAGACATGTAACTTGTTGATGTGCTGGAGGTCCAGCAGTCAGTTGTTAAGCACACAGCAGGTGCTGTCTTGATTTTTTCCTGAACATCAGCTCTTATCTTCTGAAACAAATCGGGCATCAGCTGTCTGTGTACTTCTACTGGGAAGAACATATGAAGGATCAAGTGCCTTGGTGAATTCCCTAAATCCTCTGTCATCAACGATTGAAAAGGGCTGAAAATCTTGGGCAATCATTTTAACCAGAGCCTGGTCAACCTTGCTCTGCTGAAGTGGCATCATGGGCCTTGACACAAATGCTCCCATGTATGACTGCCTCTGTCTTCTTTTTGCTGATTGCTGTCCTtgccctgctgtgtgtgtgcttgtatttTCTTGCTGAGTACTTGTTGATGTGCTGCTGGAATAAACAGGTGATGTGACTGCTGTTGATAATGCTGCTGTTGAAGATTGTTGCTCCTGCTGCTGGCCGCTAGGTTGTCCAATGGTAGTAGCTGGGTTTTGACTGTGCTGTTGTTGTAGCATGACTGTGGGGTGCTTGCTACTGAGATGTCTTCTCATATTTGATGTGCTTCCCCCTcgaaaagacaaaactgccttgcAAATGTTGCATTGTGCATGTGTTGCACTTTTCATTTCAAAATGCATCCAAATATCACTTCTTCGACGACTATCCACTTTTCCTCGTATCATTAAGTCGCACTGCCTGCAAACAACACCGTAGTACCGCCCCCTTGCCCCATACACGtggagaaaaaacacaaacacctttagaattttctgttttttttattagtagtattttcctcaaatgtgtcacatatatattttcttatCTAAATAATTTAGTGAAATAGTGAATTTCTAATTTTTTAACTTACATTATTGCAGCAGCAGAATGCGAGTctgagtatttttattttttcaatagtGGTGGAACTGAGTTcatagatttttttcctttagtctGCTTATAAtctttgcaaaaaaaacaaagtgtagAATGAATGTTATACTGCGTCAGTCAGACTATCGGACTTCATCTTAGGTGAAGGAGCGACTCTTCCACGGTAACACGCTCTGAGTTTCAACAGCTGAGAACCGAGAGGGAGGGGTGAGTGTGTCGTATGAAGCACGACGATCCACTGAGCTGTCTGCCAGGGGGCGCTAATGCACCTTAATGTTGGTTGctaaccaagaagaagaagaagaagctgtgaatcgggagggagggggtgagtgagtgagtgagtgattcgcgtactctacgattcagcacagcaaggggGGGGgagcaaaacacaaaataacaaaagaattTATGGAAAAAATAGTGCtttatattattttctttatttaaccaggaagaaATTAGTCTAAACATTAGGAACGGCTGAGGAAAAAGCAGAGACAAAAGGTTCTGTAGATGGACGTAAATTTGCCTTATAATTTTAAACTGCAGTGAACATTGTAATGTAAAAGATTTCTCTATATAGTAAATAAAATGCAACTAACacttgtgagattattctgttatcatatgttaccttatatctgtaatcaaagtagttgaattatgatactgctgtagatcatattataccccttaatatagagagtgtgatcagtatgtagttttagtttgcattatacttctgacttaaaagagtgtgaaaatcattagatctatttgattgacctgtattattcgacactgttgaatgtgttacatggtttcttgacatttcatactgctgaatcatgaagagaatgttgtgtgcaggagaccttgtgtctagaatagaagaaacagaccacattccatacccccacctttacagagagcagaaaaacaaggagccgaggtcataacttaggcgccgtaagagagaaaacatgtgaatgtttaggcttttacgattaggtgggggccactaggggctataaaaggctgaataacccgtcaccattttgagacttgctgtgaccctctgcaggcaggtctccccatcatgatggttcttatgctcttaagtgttgaattgtatggaaataaatgattgttgattgagcatttatacaccgagtattgtccttccttcagcccaaagattaaaagaattgggagttTTTAACACACTATAGAactaaaattataaaataaaattctgaaATCAATAAATTCACATGGAGATGCAGATTTATTGTCCCAGTACTGCTTAAAGCGACAACAGCCGTTTGCTTTTTCCTCACTATGATGAGCTGCTGCAACACCTACTGCAGCAGCACGAACCAGTCAGCGGCTTGTCAGTGGGCATTTtctgcatgtggaaaaaaaaatcaagtccaTAAAAGGACTGAATAGAAACAAGATAAAAACAACATCTCTGCCAGTGTCGTATGGGTGAAATTCAAACGTTAACTCAGACCAGCACAGAACTGCTGGTTTGTCTCATAGAGCCCATCACTGGTCTTGTGTTGCAGATGGCAACACAAGACCAGTGATGGTCAAggtacttgaaaaaagtaatcagtaacgaattactgattacttcccccaaaaaggaATACTGTTACTTTacttattacttttttcaaaagtaattcgttactttttaaaaacatgatttacaacctgaataggtgataaagcaatAGATTTGTTAgaccaatcaatcaatcaatcaatcaatcaatcaatcaaggcTTTATTCGccacatgcaggttgccctgcagtgtaatgggaccccccccccaaccttacacacaacacagacatcacATGGGGATACAAGTCGGAGATCGGATAGCgttacagaaaaacactgaaatgtacactacaatgggaaagtacaagaggaaaaaaagagacttcTACTCATGCTgggacagcatgagaacaggaaacaaaaaaactcctcggcacaaaaagcacataaatgtcCACAACACAACATTATGAAACACGTGACAAGCCACAGGGATGGGTAGGGGGTGAGGAGTAATCCGAAGCAAACACAGCAGCCGCCCTGCCCAGCGCTACCAGAGGGcacaagcatcgaaggcgtttggaaagggaggggggatgagtgtgtgcatatcagtgtatatgcatgtgtgtgcgtgtccagacttcagctgagacagtgtccttcgccctgccaggctaagtaaacagtcttccagccaacccaggtggccttgcatagaatgggaagaacagtctaaacacagttgttatcagggtgttgttgtacAGCTCCAGCtttgagaccgcagctggcgccgaaggggtatcctcatgaagtgatggtggtttttactttagtgcgaacaacttatgtgaatttcaaagctgttctaacagtccaacactggtctctcaatctcccatTGGAgggccgtgagcttctccatgatgttatcaaacttgcgctccgtgatgttgtcattcttgtgctcaaagagccgattctgagaactcacgaccgcagtgagcttctccaagatgtgatccaatgTTCGCTCAgaggtcttattctgagtattcacggcagccgtgcgcttctccaagatcttatctgtgctgcactcaatgagcccattttgagaaactcacgcctcgtcccatcgtttcaatcccagcgggcagccttgggggggtttgaacagccggttctgctttcttaattctccgataaaccagggccaagccagctccgatcagcaagaaccctgttatcatggttccgaataggtagatatcttcaacactcaggctcacccgagcccagacttctcgttgagaaaagggtgtcaattgcattcagggaccagttgatcaaatccataattcctcttttaggttttagagaacagactgtgagagagtgttccagggaaaagtaatacaaaaaacacgagactagacaaggacacaagaggctaagcagggaagctaagggagaggagaggaggaggaaagtgcgaccgcctttgCTGAGAGCCAATTCTAGTTTCTCTGCATAATCcattatataaaatgtaatcaaatgaaaaaaagtctctttttaaaactagttttattatttttaatcttttaactttatgcatcaagcaaaaattaaaattatatgcaacattctctgactggaagacatttgtttaacatttaaacctattttctgcatattcgagcatataaaataaaatagtttttgcTGCTTAAATCTGTAGTACAACAGCCGTTTGCTTTTTCCTCACACTGATGAGCTGCTGCTACACCTACtgcagcagcacaaaccagccaGCCGCTTGTCAGTGGGCATTTTCTgcatgagaaaaaacaaaatcaggtcCATAAAAGGACTGAATAGAAACAAGATAAAAACAACATATCTGAGAGTGTCATGTGGGTGAAATTCGAAAGTTAACTCAGTGATTGCAGGTAGGATCATCAGAAAGTAATTAAGCTGCAACAGAACCAAAGTTCCTACAATTCTTCGCTTTTCCTCGGTGCTCACTGTGGAGGCAGCACGCAGGCCTTTGAGAGTCGCAGCAAAACAGATGATGAACAGAAAGGCAGGGACTAGGATCAAAATTAGGACTCGTAGAAAATAACGCAAGACTATGGCGACAGGTACACTGGCAACACAAAGGGCCCAGACCAGAATGCAGACCAGCACAGAACTCCGGGTTTGCCTCATAAAGTCCGTCAGTGGGCGGGTGATGAAAAAACACCTGCAACACAAGACACACAgatatttacattttcacagtAGAGAATATATTATTTCAAAAAATATGGATGATTCATAGTACAATATAGTACTCAAGCACATGCAAGTACACACACTGAAAGTTAGACAGGTACCTTTCCAGAGCAATGCACAACTTGAAGTAAAGACTGGCCTGGACACCAAAATAGTAAATAACAAAAGACATCATGTAGGTTTCATGATCATCTGGTTTTGCCACGATAATGAAGATAGTGCACATCTGGATTAGATTGGAGATCAGGAGGTTTGTGTAATAGATGACAGGGACCTGATCCCGTCGCACCTGCAGGAAATACGATTATTAGTCAGAATATGAAGTAATAAACAAGATGTGTTCAACTCCATCATTGAGCAGTCTATGATGTCAGATTAGACAGACAATATTTTGTCATGTGCGGTATTATAATGTTGCACTTATTATCTGATGGGATGTGTATTATATGTTAGAGAGTACCTCACTTC
It encodes:
- the LOC102078076 gene encoding uncharacterized protein LOC102078076 → MGPIHVMMWINIGVCLPLTILVICCLCCVVRRDQVPVIYYTNLLISNLIQMCTIFIIVAKPDDHETYMMSFVIYYFGVQASLYFKLCIALERCFFITRPLTDFMRQTRSSVLVCILVWALCVASVPVAIVLRYFLRVLILILVPAFLFIICFAATLKGLRAASTVSTEEKRRIVGTLVLLQLNYFLMILPAITELTFEFHPHDTLRYVVFILFLFSPFMDLILFFLMQKMPTDKRLAGLCCCSRCSSSSSV